From Ignisphaera aggregans DSM 17230, the proteins below share one genomic window:
- a CDS encoding DNA-directed RNA polymerase subunit B (COGs: COG0085 DNA-directed RNA polymerase beta subunit/140 kD subunit~InterProIPR007645:IPR007642:IPR007647:IPR007641:IPR 007646:IPR007644:IPR007120:IPR007121:IPR019969~KEGG: mse:Msed_0033 DNA-directed RNA polymerase subunit B~PFAM: RNA polymerase Rpb2 domain 6; RNA polymerase beta subunit; RNA polymerase Rpb2 domain 7; RNA polymerase Rpb2 domain 2; RNA polymerase Rpb2 domain 3; RNA polymerase Rpb2, domain 5 protein; RNA polymerase Rpb2, domain 4 protein~SPTR: A4YCQ8 DNA-directed RNA polymerase~TIGRFAM: DNA-directed RNA polymerase subunit B~PFAM: RNA polymerase Rpb2, domain 5; RNA polymerase Rpb2, domain 3; RNA polymerase Rpb2, domain 6; RNA polymerase Rpb2, domain 2; RNA polymerase beta subunit; RNA polymerase Rpb2, domain 4; RNA polymerase Rpb2, domain 7~TIGRFAM: DNA-directed RNA polymerase subunit B) produces the protein MSSISIIDKEAVYATKEPIPVAHPISKILSPDDRWAIMEAFIKEKGITRHHIDSYNAFIEKILGEIIMEEPVIETSIPGFKVVIKGWRVGEPQVKEIDGSINRNITPMECRHRDITYSVPIYITLVPYENDVPGNPVEVLIGEIPLMVKSSKDPLSKMTSEELIKIGEDPKDPGGYFIIDGTERIIVAQEDLASNRVIVDYGQEGLNITHTAKVISSTIGYRVPVIMDRHKDGTLHVSFPAVPGKIPFVVLMRALGLERDFDIAIAVSFDPVIQNELLPSFVQASDIATVEDALDYIGSRIAIGQARESRIERAKYVLDKYFLPHLGSKPEDRLRKALFLGQMACKLIEFVLGYRPVDDKDHYANKRIKLAGEMLALLFRVAFKAFLRDLRYQLERAKIKERRLNIALYIRSDVITERIKHAMATGTWIGGRTGVSQILDRTNWISSISHMRRTLSPLSRSQPHFEARDLHGTQFGRLCPFETPEGPNCGLVKNLALMATISVGEDEHLVEKILYDKGTIPILVLFEKVRNGELSYEDIKTWSKVYLNGTLIGYHPNGKELVEKLRDMKHRGELSYEVGIAYYRTKYINEVYVNTDSGRILRPLMVVENGKLKITKEVIDKVKKGMMTFEDLVKKGYIELLDPEEEENALVAINPEDIGKETTHVEIWPPAMMGVAASTIPYAEHNQSPRNAYQSAMAKQALGFYMANFILRTDTRAHILHYPQIPLVQTRALSIIGYNDRPSGQNMVVAVMSYTGYNMEDALIMNKSSVDRGLARSNFFRLYSTEELKYAGGQEDRIEIPDPKVLGYRGKESYTKLDEDGIAKVEVQVKGGEALIGKTSPPRFVEEYKGYGILAQRRKDSSVTVRHGEIGWVDAVFITSSLEGHRLIKVRVRDLRIPEIGDKFASRHGQKGVIGALIPQYDMPYTPDGITPDLIINPHALPSRMTLGQLMESIAGKVAALRGKNVDGTPFFEENIDELKRQLLMFGYPMDGTEPMYDGRTGELIGNPIFIGIVYYQKLHHMVSDKMHARSKGPVQLLTRQPTEGRAREGGLRFGEMERDAIIGHGAAALLRERMVESSDKTIVYVCELCGFIGWYNRKKEIYECPIHGDKGVLHPIVIPYAFKLLLQELMSMGIKPRLLLGDKYKVYLG, from the coding sequence ATGAGTAGTATTTCAATAATTGATAAAGAGGCGGTATATGCAACTAAGGAACCTATACCAGTAGCTCATCCAATATCAAAGATACTTTCACCTGATGATAGATGGGCTATTATGGAAGCCTTCATTAAAGAGAAGGGTATTACAAGGCATCATATAGATTCCTATAATGCATTTATAGAGAAGATACTTGGAGAAATAATAATGGAGGAACCAGTTATAGAGACATCTATACCAGGGTTTAAGGTTGTAATAAAGGGTTGGAGGGTTGGTGAGCCACAGGTAAAGGAGATTGATGGTAGTATAAATAGAAATATAACACCTATGGAGTGTAGACATAGGGATATAACCTATTCTGTACCAATATACATTACACTTGTTCCCTATGAGAATGATGTGCCTGGAAACCCTGTGGAGGTCTTAATAGGGGAAATACCATTAATGGTTAAATCCTCTAAAGATCCATTAAGTAAAATGACATCTGAGGAATTGATTAAGATAGGTGAGGATCCTAAGGATCCTGGAGGATATTTCATAATAGATGGTACAGAGAGAATTATTGTTGCCCAAGAGGATTTAGCTTCAAATCGTGTAATTGTAGACTATGGTCAGGAGGGATTAAATATAACTCATACTGCAAAAGTAATATCTTCAACAATAGGATATAGAGTACCTGTAATAATGGATAGACATAAGGATGGTACACTACATGTTTCTTTTCCAGCAGTACCAGGTAAAATACCATTTGTAGTCTTAATGAGAGCTCTAGGCCTAGAGAGAGATTTTGATATTGCTATAGCTGTATCTTTTGATCCTGTAATTCAGAATGAGCTACTACCATCGTTTGTACAGGCAAGTGATATAGCTACTGTTGAAGATGCTCTTGACTACATTGGTTCTAGGATAGCAATAGGACAGGCAAGAGAGAGTAGAATTGAAAGAGCCAAATATGTTCTTGACAAATACTTCCTACCACATCTTGGCTCTAAACCTGAAGATAGATTAAGAAAAGCACTATTCTTAGGACAAATGGCATGTAAACTCATAGAATTTGTTTTAGGCTATAGACCTGTTGATGACAAAGATCACTATGCAAATAAGAGAATAAAGCTTGCTGGTGAAATGTTAGCATTGTTATTTAGAGTAGCTTTTAAGGCATTTCTAAGAGATCTTAGATATCAGCTTGAACGTGCAAAAATAAAGGAGAGAAGGCTTAATATAGCACTTTATATTCGTAGTGATGTGATAACAGAACGAATAAAGCATGCTATGGCTACTGGGACATGGATAGGTGGTAGAACAGGTGTTAGCCAGATACTCGATAGAACAAATTGGATTTCTTCAATAAGTCATATGAGAAGAACTTTATCTCCACTAAGTAGGAGCCAACCTCATTTTGAGGCAAGAGATCTTCATGGAACTCAATTTGGCAGACTTTGTCCATTTGAGACACCTGAGGGGCCTAACTGTGGGTTGGTTAAGAATCTTGCATTAATGGCAACAATAAGTGTTGGAGAAGATGAACATTTAGTTGAGAAGATATTATATGATAAGGGCACTATACCCATACTAGTATTATTTGAGAAAGTAAGAAATGGTGAGCTTAGTTATGAAGATATAAAAACATGGAGCAAGGTCTACTTAAATGGAACATTAATAGGCTATCACCCCAATGGAAAGGAACTTGTAGAGAAGCTTAGGGATATGAAGCACAGGGGAGAACTATCATATGAGGTAGGTATAGCTTACTATAGAACTAAATATATAAATGAAGTCTATGTAAATACAGATTCGGGGAGAATTCTTAGACCTTTAATGGTAGTTGAAAATGGAAAACTTAAAATAACTAAGGAGGTTATAGACAAGGTTAAGAAGGGGATGATGACATTTGAGGATCTTGTTAAGAAAGGCTATATAGAGCTTCTAGATCCAGAGGAGGAAGAAAATGCATTAGTTGCTATAAATCCGGAGGATATAGGGAAGGAGACAACACATGTAGAGATATGGCCTCCAGCCATGATGGGAGTTGCAGCGTCAACCATACCCTATGCAGAGCATAATCAATCGCCTAGAAATGCATATCAATCGGCAATGGCTAAACAGGCACTAGGTTTCTATATGGCTAACTTTATATTGAGAACTGATACAAGGGCTCATATACTGCATTATCCTCAGATACCCTTGGTCCAAACTAGAGCTTTATCAATAATAGGATACAATGATAGGCCTTCGGGTCAGAATATGGTTGTAGCAGTAATGAGCTATACAGGATATAATATGGAGGATGCATTGATAATGAATAAATCATCTGTTGATAGGGGATTAGCAAGATCTAATTTCTTTAGACTATATTCAACGGAGGAGCTTAAGTATGCAGGAGGGCAGGAGGATAGGATAGAGATTCCTGATCCAAAGGTATTAGGGTATAGAGGTAAAGAAAGCTATACAAAGTTAGATGAAGATGGTATTGCAAAGGTTGAGGTACAGGTTAAAGGAGGTGAAGCACTTATAGGTAAAACAAGTCCACCAAGATTTGTTGAAGAATACAAAGGATATGGAATTTTAGCCCAAAGAAGAAAGGATTCATCAGTAACTGTTCGACATGGAGAGATAGGATGGGTAGATGCAGTGTTTATCACATCATCACTAGAAGGCCATAGATTGATAAAGGTAAGAGTAAGAGATTTAAGAATTCCTGAGATAGGAGATAAATTTGCTTCTAGACATGGACAAAAGGGAGTAATAGGAGCACTTATACCACAATATGATATGCCATATACACCAGATGGAATAACACCAGATCTAATTATAAATCCTCATGCACTTCCATCGAGAATGACATTAGGTCAGCTTATGGAAAGTATAGCGGGTAAGGTAGCAGCACTACGAGGTAAAAATGTAGATGGGACACCATTCTTTGAAGAGAATATTGATGAGCTAAAGAGACAACTACTTATGTTTGGATATCCTATGGATGGTACTGAGCCTATGTATGATGGAAGAACAGGAGAGCTCATAGGAAATCCCATCTTTATTGGTATAGTGTATTATCAGAAACTTCATCACATGGTTTCTGATAAGATGCATGCAAGATCTAAGGGCCCTGTACAACTATTAACAAGACAGCCTACCGAGGGAAGGGCAAGAGAGGGAGGTCTTAGGTTTGGTGAAATGGAGAGAGACGCTATTATAGGACATGGTGCAGCAGCTCTATTAAGAGAGAGAATGGTTGAGAGCTCAGATAAAACTATAGTATACGTATGTGAATTATGTGGATTTATTGGATGGTATAATAGGAAGAAGGAGATATACGAATGTCCTATACATGGTGATAAAGGAGTTCTACATCCCATAGTTATACCATATGCCTTTAAACTACTGCTACAAGAGTTGATGAGTATGGGTATAAAGCCAAGGCTACTCCTCGGAGATAAATACAAGGTTTATTTAGGGTGA
- a CDS encoding DNA-directed RNA polymerase, subunit H (COGs: COG2012 DNA-directed RNA polymerase subunit H RpoH/RPB5~InterPro IPR000783~KEGG: sto:STS038 DNA-directed RNA polymerase subunit H~PFAM: RNA polymerase Rpb5~SPTR: Q976A3 DNA-directed RNA polymerase subunit H~PFAM: RNA polymerase Rpb5, C-terminal domain) gives MVSRKGSSVKAKILEHELVPKHEVLSLEEGLKVLKTYGIKPEQLPWLRASDPVARSIGARPGDIVKIVRKSPTGGEIVVYRYVVPW, from the coding sequence ATGGTATCGAGAAAGGGTTCCTCGGTTAAGGCTAAAATATTGGAGCATGAGCTTGTTCCAAAGCATGAAGTTTTAAGCTTAGAAGAGGGGTTAAAGGTCTTAAAAACATATGGGATAAAGCCTGAGCAACTTCCATGGCTAAGGGCGAGCGATCCTGTGGCAAGATCTATAGGGGCAAGACCTGGAGATATAGTTAAAATAGTTAGAAAGTCTCCTACTGGTGGAGAAATTGTTGTATATAGATATGTAGTGCCATGGTGA
- a CDS encoding methionyl-tRNA synthetase (COGs: COG0143 Methionyl-tRNA synthetase~InterPro IPR014758:IPR015413:IPR001412:IPR002304~KEGG: smr:Smar_1511 methionyl-tRNA synthetase~PFAM: tRNA synthetase class I (M)~SPTR: A3DPP0 Methionyl-tRNA synthetase~TIGRFAM: methionyl-tRNA synthetase~PFAM: tRNA synthetases class I (M); Anticodon-binding domain~TIGRFAM: methionyl-tRNA synthetase), whose amino-acid sequence MNRNRYVYVTTPIYYPNDKPHLGHAYTTILADIIARWFYLQGYNTFLLTGTDEHGLKLQREAEKRGKDPKTFVDEMSSIFRSYWDVLGIGYNRFIRTTDKDHEELVKYVLNKLLEKGYIYRGRYSGWYCSGCEKFYSEKEYIIENNTPICPIHKRPLEFIEEDTYFLRISEFRDYVLKILKEGDVVYPKQYAIEIASKIELEGLQDISIARPKSRVYWGIELPFDPNYTLYVWIDALLNYLTGIGYLKNIEEFTNYWSGAIQLIGKDILWFHTAIWFSILAMLGIPPPRKLLVHAYLTVKGHKMGKSLGNVISIEDTIKRYGNPEVVRFIIARIANYDKDTEVSWEIYDSIYNNDLLNNYGNLVRRVAVLAKRYINGNVERDLDEQFVRDIDELKNKAIENYNNLNISEAIKYTLDIAHNTNSYLNRREPWKEANPMKTIYTALEAIRITSLLLQPVMPNTIKTILNMLGVEIERNIKQFNFGYIEKYKVVEAPLPFRKIS is encoded by the coding sequence ATGAATAGAAATAGATATGTCTATGTAACTACACCTATCTACTATCCTAATGATAAACCTCATCTTGGACATGCATATACTACTATCCTAGCAGATATTATAGCAAGGTGGTTCTATTTGCAAGGATACAATACCTTTCTTTTAACCGGTACTGATGAACATGGATTAAAACTTCAGAGGGAGGCTGAGAAAAGGGGTAAGGATCCAAAGACTTTTGTTGATGAAATGTCAAGTATTTTTAGGAGTTATTGGGATGTACTTGGAATAGGTTATAATAGGTTTATTAGGACTACAGATAAAGATCATGAAGAATTGGTTAAATATGTACTAAATAAGCTGTTGGAGAAGGGATATATATATAGGGGAAGATATAGCGGATGGTATTGTTCAGGATGTGAGAAGTTCTATTCTGAAAAAGAGTATATCATTGAAAACAATACCCCGATATGCCCTATTCATAAAAGGCCCTTGGAGTTTATAGAGGAAGATACATATTTCCTAAGAATTTCAGAATTTAGAGATTATGTACTTAAAATATTGAAGGAGGGGGATGTCGTTTATCCTAAGCAATATGCAATTGAAATTGCATCAAAAATAGAATTAGAAGGACTCCAAGATATATCGATTGCAAGACCGAAATCAAGAGTGTATTGGGGTATAGAGCTTCCCTTTGATCCTAACTATACATTATATGTATGGATAGATGCATTATTAAACTATCTTACGGGTATAGGCTATTTGAAAAACATTGAAGAATTCACTAATTATTGGAGTGGAGCAATACAGCTTATAGGTAAAGATATTCTATGGTTTCATACAGCAATATGGTTCTCAATTCTAGCAATGTTAGGGATTCCACCACCAAGGAAACTCTTAGTACATGCATATCTAACAGTTAAGGGACATAAGATGGGGAAGAGTCTAGGAAATGTAATATCTATTGAAGATACTATTAAAAGGTATGGAAATCCAGAGGTGGTAAGATTTATTATAGCTAGAATAGCTAATTATGATAAAGATACTGAAGTTTCATGGGAAATATACGATTCTATCTATAATAATGATCTTTTAAACAATTATGGAAATCTGGTCCGTAGAGTAGCCGTTTTAGCGAAGAGATATATTAATGGAAATGTAGAAAGAGATCTAGATGAACAATTTGTTAGAGATATAGATGAGCTAAAGAATAAAGCTATTGAAAACTATAATAATCTTAACATTAGTGAGGCAATAAAATATACGCTTGACATAGCCCATAACACTAATAGTTATCTCAATAGAAGAGAGCCATGGAAAGAAGCAAATCCTATGAAAACTATATATACAGCATTAGAAGCAATAAGAATCACCTCTCTCTTACTCCAGCCAGTAATGCCAAACACTATAAAGACTATACTAAATATGCTTGGAGTAGAGATTGAGAGAAATATAAAACAGTTCAATTTTGGTTATATAGAGAAATATAAAGTAGTTGAAGCACCTTTGCCATTTAGGAAAATAAGTTAA
- a CDS encoding conserved hypothetical protein (KEGG: dka:DKAM_1143 hypothetical protein~SPTR: B8D5T8 Putative uncharacterized protein), translated as MINLGYRVLDGFKVNLFQINNVMLGIATDIGPRILFLAHKDSPDLNIFGIVPEITVETSEGLWRIFGGHRLWVSPEAMPRSYSLDDKPVEIKVRDNEIIVRGNPETVNMVQKEIIIRPGPSDNSVEVIHRITNIGRWDIEFACWALSVMRRNGFAIIPIKSRCIDEKCLLPDRAIALWPYTKLADYRVKFSNNFIFIKHDERVREPIKIGARAYPYWAAYYVDNYVFIKKFHPGETLRYPDFDVYVEVYANDKILELETLGPLRRVSPGEANIHREIWYLARVGLLEPREDDIMSRVEPLTSI; from the coding sequence ATGATAAATCTAGGGTACAGAGTTTTAGATGGGTTTAAGGTAAACTTGTTTCAAATAAATAATGTTATGCTAGGTATTGCAACAGATATTGGACCTAGAATACTGTTTCTAGCTCATAAAGATAGTCCAGATCTAAATATATTTGGTATTGTCCCTGAGATAACTGTTGAAACATCTGAAGGACTATGGAGAATCTTTGGAGGTCATAGGCTATGGGTTTCACCTGAAGCTATGCCAAGATCATATTCCTTAGACGATAAACCTGTAGAAATTAAGGTTAGAGACAATGAGATAATAGTTAGGGGAAACCCAGAAACTGTTAATATGGTTCAAAAGGAGATTATTATTAGACCTGGTCCATCAGATAATAGTGTAGAAGTTATACATAGAATTACTAATATTGGTAGATGGGATATAGAATTTGCATGTTGGGCACTTTCAGTTATGAGAAGAAATGGTTTTGCAATAATTCCAATAAAATCTCGATGTATTGATGAAAAGTGTCTTCTTCCTGATAGAGCTATTGCTTTATGGCCCTATACAAAGCTGGCTGATTATAGAGTTAAATTCTCAAATAATTTCATATTCATTAAACATGATGAAAGAGTTAGAGAACCCATAAAAATAGGTGCTAGAGCTTATCCATATTGGGCTGCTTACTATGTTGATAACTATGTATTTATAAAGAAATTCCATCCGGGTGAAACACTTCGTTATCCAGATTTTGATGTATATGTAGAGGTCTATGCAAATGATAAAATATTAGAGCTTGAGACATTAGGACCTTTAAGAAGAGTATCACCTGGTGAAGCAAATATACATAGGGAGATATGGTATTTAGCTAGAGTAGGATTATTAGAACCTCGTGAAGATGATATAATGAGTAGGGTAGAGCCATTGACATCTATATAA
- a CDS encoding major facilitator superfamily MFS_1 (InterPro IPR011701~KEGG: dka:DKAM_0623 major facilitator superfamily MFS_1 protein~PFAM: major facilitator superfamily MFS_1~SPTR: B8D4B8 Major facilitator superfamily MFS_1 protein~PFAM: Major Facilitator Superfamily): MKNSISRRMLIVFLLLGFVSLTADIVYEGARSVSGSYLETVEAPAIAAAIVGAGDLIGYGMRFVSGVIASYIGSSAIYWGFTLAGYLLQFTLPLLAFTNWWIAVVAIYLIERIGKGLRTPTRDTILSEVVSGIGLGKGFGIHEVLDQLGAISGPLIVALALSYGGYGLAYIVLIVPAVISVSLVVAAWRLYPSIRAVGRRQRLTFRGLGKRFWFYTISMAFLSLGYIHWAIISYYLKHWAILSDVEIALSYMIAMATDAIIAFPIGFLYDIIKLRSLYIAPLLCISIPITLFLSTTNRILPYVLSAIWGIIMGVYETNMRAGVADIVEEKQRALAYGVFGLIYGVSWTIGGFIITPLINLGIYITTIYVIAVEIISIILLYLAESWCR, encoded by the coding sequence ATGAAGAACTCTATATCTAGGAGGATGCTAATAGTATTCTTATTACTTGGTTTCGTATCTCTTACAGCTGATATTGTTTATGAGGGTGCAAGATCTGTTAGTGGGTCCTATTTAGAGACTGTTGAAGCTCCTGCAATAGCTGCAGCTATTGTGGGAGCAGGAGACTTGATAGGATATGGCATGAGATTTGTAAGTGGTGTTATTGCAAGTTATATAGGTTCCTCAGCTATATATTGGGGATTCACCTTAGCTGGATATCTATTGCAATTCACACTACCTCTACTTGCTTTTACTAATTGGTGGATAGCTGTTGTAGCTATATATCTTATTGAGCGTATTGGTAAGGGTCTTAGAACACCAACAAGAGATACTATATTATCAGAGGTTGTTAGTGGTATTGGTCTTGGCAAGGGTTTTGGGATACATGAGGTTCTTGATCAGTTAGGTGCTATTTCAGGACCTTTAATTGTAGCTTTAGCACTAAGTTATGGAGGTTATGGTCTGGCCTATATAGTTCTAATAGTACCTGCAGTAATCTCTGTATCGCTAGTTGTAGCTGCATGGAGACTATATCCATCAATTAGAGCAGTTGGTAGAAGACAGAGGCTTACATTTAGAGGTCTTGGTAAGAGGTTCTGGTTCTATACAATATCAATGGCATTCCTCTCTCTAGGATATATACACTGGGCAATAATATCCTACTACCTTAAACACTGGGCAATACTATCAGATGTAGAAATAGCTCTATCATATATGATTGCAATGGCTACAGATGCTATAATAGCTTTCCCCATAGGATTTCTATACGATATCATAAAGCTTAGATCCCTCTATATAGCTCCACTACTATGTATATCGATCCCCATCACACTATTCCTATCCACTACAAATAGGATTTTACCATATGTTCTCTCTGCAATATGGGGCATTATAATGGGTGTATATGAAACAAATATGAGAGCGGGTGTTGCTGATATTGTTGAGGAAAAACAGAGAGCTTTAGCCTATGGTGTATTTGGACTGATATATGGGGTTTCATGGACTATTGGAGGATTCATCATAACACCACTTATAAATCTTGGTATATATATAACAACAATATATGTAATCGCTGTTGAAATCATCTCCATAATATTGTTATATTTGGCAGAGTCTTGGTGCAGATAG
- a CDS encoding conserved hypothetical protein (KEGG: pcl:Pcal_0194 hypothetical protein~SPTR: A3MSL4 Putative uncharacterized protein), with translation MKLAGVFVKWSRYINPTDRRDDTYGTCIFGDYVAVVGEVGYNFPDLNVGRPYVALLRRSDGRVVKEIIGNRLGDSITALSIDGKLYTVGYTYVGVSYKYIYVYDANLNTLKEVSGRESSEYYSLTYDGRALYVGGSIRKDLDGDGDPEKVWLVEKRDLNTLGLVESREIYFGSWREGWMNDIGVESSTGRIWTVGYHDNHSLIVVLGRDLEILKVIVYPEDSEGCLGPLYGVTFDGSNIRLRLRRQGCRQV, from the coding sequence ATGAAGCTAGCGGGGGTATTTGTAAAATGGAGTAGATACATAAACCCAACGGATAGACGAGACGACACCTATGGGACATGCATCTTTGGGGACTACGTAGCAGTTGTAGGAGAGGTTGGCTACAACTTCCCCGATTTGAATGTAGGCAGACCATACGTAGCTCTGCTACGCAGAAGCGATGGTAGAGTAGTGAAAGAGATAATCGGTAACAGGCTGGGAGACTCTATAACTGCATTGTCAATTGATGGGAAGCTCTACACAGTTGGTTATACCTACGTCGGTGTCTCCTACAAGTACATCTATGTGTATGATGCAAACCTCAACACTTTGAAAGAGGTTTCAGGTAGAGAGTCGTCAGAGTACTACTCGCTGACATATGATGGCAGAGCACTGTACGTGGGTGGTTCGATTAGAAAGGATTTGGACGGAGATGGTGACCCAGAGAAGGTTTGGCTGGTTGAGAAAAGAGATCTTAATACTCTCGGGCTTGTAGAATCGAGGGAGATATACTTCGGCTCATGGAGAGAGGGGTGGATGAATGATATAGGTGTTGAATCATCTACCGGTAGGATATGGACTGTGGGATACCACGATAATCACTCGTTAATAGTTGTACTTGGCAGAGATCTCGAAATCCTCAAAGTGATCGTCTATCCTGAAGATAGTGAGGGATGTCTAGGCCCACTTTATGGTGTAACTTTTGACGGAAGCAATATACGTCTACGTCTGAGGCGACAAGGGTGTCGCCAAGTTTAG
- a CDS encoding hypothetical protein (KEGG: mja:MJ1644 hypothetical protein~SPTR: Q59038 Uncharacterized protein MJ1644~PFAM: Protein of unknown function (DUF996)), with protein MSDATQTVQAPAVEKIALDGIKRLGIVGAVIGFVGLLIDEFVVDWPPIGLILWFAGIVVTYVAVSRFSKAVNNIRIKQRYEWSILFSIFVLLFTILGRLTIGGALEKLFTALSYGELEEAAEALQTIILSFIATYIFWILSAKALKDSYDLVKKHTNIGMFRAVGLVYLIGAILFIAVGIGIYIVIIALLLHIIAWNQLPQHITIEKTVQA; from the coding sequence TTGAGTGATGCTACGCAAACTGTTCAGGCTCCTGCTGTAGAGAAGATTGCGTTGGACGGTATTAAGAGGTTGGGGATTGTGGGTGCAGTAATAGGGTTTGTTGGGCTCCTCATCGATGAGTTCGTGGTGGATTGGCCTCCCATCGGCTTGATTCTGTGGTTCGCAGGAATCGTGGTTACATATGTAGCTGTATCGAGATTCTCGAAAGCTGTTAACAATATTAGGATTAAGCAACGCTACGAGTGGTCTATATTATTTAGCATATTCGTGCTGCTCTTCACAATTCTGGGACGACTAACTATTGGAGGAGCACTAGAGAAGCTCTTCACAGCTCTATCCTATGGAGAATTAGAGGAAGCAGCTGAAGCACTGCAAACAATTATACTCTCCTTCATTGCAACGTACATATTCTGGATCCTCTCAGCAAAAGCATTGAAAGACTCCTACGACCTAGTCAAAAAGCATACAAACATCGGAATGTTTAGAGCAGTAGGACTTGTATACCTCATAGGAGCAATACTCTTCATCGCAGTAGGAATAGGAATATACATCGTGATAATCGCACTACTACTACACATAATTGCATGGAACCAACTACCGCAGCATATAACCATAGAGAAGACAGTACAAGCATAG